From the Primulina tabacum isolate GXHZ01 chromosome 3, ASM2559414v2, whole genome shotgun sequence genome, one window contains:
- the LOC142538510 gene encoding uncharacterized protein LOC142538510 — protein MIWNIRGLRNSESQQRLHAFVKEKHVKVLAILEPMIELDQRFMIRRLGFSRVISNLSGHIWAFFTADVRAECVFYHAQFLHIKVSAPFLPTEFFCSFVYASCDYIERRNLWASLLQVKPALGPWLVGGDFNVVRDASEFFARGPSSFRFQRMWLRHHGFLQTVRLNWNLPCSLIGMPRLFAKLKRHKNHLMWWNRDVFGNIFDKITEAESAVRSAETACEADPSDSNWTTLSDRNEDLARVIAMEADFWKQKAACNWLEDCERNTKLFHNMVKKKRVANKIFRIWDEGVCLMSPEMIQQSGASFFQHLLTGDPFVLDCPDFSGFPSVISDEENYGITATPSFEEVRATVFSISLDIVAGLDGFSSAFFQHCWEIVVQPPLAVMEKLERVFNAFLWGSRPLEKKWHWARWSRACLPVVEGGLGFHRLKDLVDSFSIKLWFRFRQGSSLWAKFLMRKYCLLAHPVCVSSRVFISPTWRRLLQIRPRAESGIRWRVGHGEVYFWDDCWFRDVPLSSQTEVRGDRGARVSHFLSEGTWDFDLLCSVVAPSIAEQIVLVPILSGESDSARWIHSSDGAFSVKSAWELIRFRAPISDINRPCWGSWLRPTMSFFLWRFWHQWLPVDEVLQRRGFALASRCQCCDMSETFTHVFIRSPVARSVWFFFGAVFGVRIPDTEDFRYHRTAIVRWLKPPSDCFKLNVDGSSRGNPGDSTVGGVVRDHSGRVLLSFSEFIGAGSTSRAELWAVWRILLICSDLSLFPLWIEVDSQISVQILRSRQCRWGLDHIVSRILVLLRGRMVHISHIYREGNSVADALAVRAHDLRQFTLEIALSPLVLFFGSFLLSGRCSLQASPCPPLYYFCALWLIVMVALDDLFLWSLWPGVSFMSGFIWFLLSFRDLVALVVLYWLHLLSELLSCLDF, from the exons atgatcTGGAATATCAGGGGACTTCGGAATTcggagtcccagcagaggctCCATGCCTTTGTGAAAGAGAAACATGTTAAGGTTCTGGCTATTTTGGAGCCGATGATTGAGTTGGACCAGAGATTCATGATTCGCCGTTTGGGCTTTTCTagagtcatttcgaatctttctGGTCATATCTGGGCATTTTTTACTGCTGATGTGAGGGCTGAGTGTGTTTTTTATCATGCTCAGTTTCTGCACATCAAGGTCTCTGCACCTTTTTTGCCGACTGAGTTTTTCTGCTCTTTTGTTTATGCCAGCTGCGACTACATTGAGCGTAGAAATCTTTGGGCTTCCCTTCTTCAGGTTAAGCCTGCTCTGGGTCCATGGCTGGTTGGGGGCGATTTTAATGTCGTCAGAGATGCttctgagt tttttgcccgtgggccgagttCGTTTCGCTTTcagcgtatgtggcttcggcatcatggttttttgcagactgtgagGCTCAATTGGAATTTGCCTTGCAGTCTGATTGGCATGCCGCGTCTTTTTGCAAAGTTGAAGCGTCATAAGAATCACCTCATGTGGTGGAATCGAgatgtttttggtaacatctttgataaaatcactGAGGCTGAGAGTGCGGTTCGTTCTGCTGAGACTGCCTGTGAGGCCGATCCTTCTGATTCGAATTGGACTACTCTGTCCGATCGTAATGAGGATCTGGCTCGTGTCatcgccatggaggcggatttttggaaacaaaaaGCTGCATGCAACTGGCTTGAGGATTGTGagcggaacaccaaactctttcatAACATGGTTAAGAAGAAGCGTGTGGCGAATAAGATATTCCGCATATGGGATGAAGGGGTTTGCCTGATGTCTCCTGAGATGATTCAGCAGTCGGGTGCCTCATTTTTTCAGCACTTACTCACTGGGGATCCCTTTGTGCTTGAttgtcctgatttttcggggttTCCTTCGGTGATTTCTGATGAGGAGAATTATGGGATTACTGCTACCCCCTCCTTCGAGGAGGTGCGtgcgactgttttctccatttctcTTGACATTGTGGCAGGCCTTGATGGCTTCTCTTCGGCGTTttttcagcattgctgggagata GTTGTTCAGCCTCCGTTGGCTGTCATGGAAAAACTTGAGCGAGTCTTTAATGCCTTTCTTTGGGGTTCTAGGCccttggagaagaaatggcattgggctcGTTGGTCTCGGGCTTGCCTCCCTGTGGTAGAGGGGGGTCTTGGATTCCACAGATTGAAAGATCTTGTGGATAGTTTTTCTATAAAACTGTGGTTTCGGTTCAGGCAGGGTTCTTCCCTCTGGGCCAAATTTTTGATGAGGAAGTATTGTCTCTTGGCGCACCCAGTTTGTGTCTCTTCCCGTGTTTTTATCTCTCCCACTTGGCGGCGTTTGCTCCAGATCAGGCCTCGTGCGGAGAGTGGTATTCGCTGGCGTGTCGGCCATGGAGAGGTTTAtttttgggatgattgttggttcaGGGATGTGCCTCTGTCCAGTCAGACTGAGGTTCGAGGGGATCGTGGGGCCCGggtttcccattttctttctgagggaacctgggattttgacctcctTTGTTCTGTAGTTGCTCCTTCTATTGCGGAGCAGATTGTGTTGGTCCCGATTCTTTCGGGAGAGTCGGATTCGGCTCGTTGGATCcatagctccgatggtgctttTTCTGTCAAGTCCGCTTGGGAATTGATCCGTTTTCGCGCCCCGATCTCTGATATTAATCGCCCCTGTTGGGGTAGTTGGTTGAGGCCTACGATGTCATtctttctttggagattttggcatcagtggctcccagttgatgaggttCTTCAGCGCCGTGGTTTTGCGTTAGCGTCtcgttgtcagtgttgtgatatgtctgaAACATTCACACATGTGTTTATTCGCAGCCCGGTGGCTCGCTCTGTTTGGTTTTTTTTTGGTGCGGTCTTTGGCGTTCGTATCcctgacactgaggatttcag ATATCatcggacggcgattgttcgttggCTTAAGCCTCCGTCCGAttgttttaagcttaatgtggatgggagctcgAGAGGGAATCCAGGGGATTCTACAGTTGGTGGCGTTGTTCGTGATCATTCTGGGCGGGTCTTGTTAtcgttcagtgagttcattggagctggATCCACTAGCCGAGCAGAACTTTGGGCAGTCTGGAGGATTCTCCTTATTTGTTCTGATCTTtctcttttccctctttggattgaggttGATTCCCAGATTTCTGTTCAAATCCTCCGCTCTCGTCAGTGTCGTTGGGGATTGGATCACATTGTGTCTAGGATTTTGGTTCTCTTGAGGGGGCGTATGGTTCATATCTCGCATATATAtcgggagggtaattcggtggcggatgctttgGCGGTTAGGGCCCATGACCTTAGGCAGTTTACCTTAGAGATAG CACTCTCCCCGCTGGTGCTTTTCTTTGGATCATTCCTGTTATCCGGCCGGTGCTCactgcaggcttctccttgccCGCCGCTTTATTACTTTTGTGCTCTCTGGCTGATTGTTATGGTGGCTCTGGATGATCTTTTTCTATGGTCTCTCTGGCCTGGAGTCTCATTCATGTCGGGATTTATATGGTTTCTACTTTCGTTCCGTGATTTGGTGGCTCTGGTTGTTCTCTATTGGTTGCATCTTCTTTCAGAGTTACTGTCATGCTTGGATTTCTGA